TGGTCGTGGACATCGGCGGCGGGACGACCGACGTGGCCGTGCTGGCCCTGGGCGGCATTGTCTGTTCGCTTTCGCTCAAGCTGGGCGGGGACAAGTTCGACGACGCCATCGTCCGGTACGTGCGCCGGGAGTTTAACCTCCTGATCGGGGAGCGCACGGCCGAGGAATTGAAGATCGAGGTCGGCAGCGCCTATCCCCGGCGCGCGGAGTTGAAGTCGATGACCATCCGCGGGCGGGACGTGATGAGCGGCCTCCCCAAGGCGGTGGAGGTGTCCACCACTCAGGTCTGGGAGGCGATCGTCGAGCCGCTGCAACTGGTGGTCGCGGCGGTGAAGGAAGTCCTCGAGCGCACCCCGCCCGAACTTTCGGCCGACCTGGTCGACAAGGGGATCATCCTTACGGGCGGCGGATCGCTACTAAACGACATGGACAGACTTCTCTCCGAGGAGACCAAACTGCCGGTCGTCTTAGCGGACGATCCCGTTTCGTGCGTGGCGATGGGCACCGGAAGGGCCCTATCCATGTTGAACTACCTGCCCCGCCCCAAGAAGGACAAACTCTTCCGCCGCGTCGTCTAACTGAAACAAAAGCAATGACTACCTGAAGAGAGGAGCTCCAAACAACATGCACTTTCCCACCAAAGGCCCCGCCAACACCGACGCCGCCGTCCGGGCTGCCGTCGCCCGCGCCCGCGAGCTGGGCATAGCCCGGATAATTGTCGCTTCCAACAGCGGGCAGACCGCTGAAAAACTCCTGGCCGCAAAACTCCCGGACTTCGGCCTGGAGATCGTCTGCGTCACCCACCAGGTCGGCTTCGCCCGTCCCGGAGAGGACGAGATGGCGCCGGAGACGCGCGCTAAACTCGCCGCTTCCGGAGTGAAGCTCTTGACCACCACCCATCTCCTGGCCGGGATCGACCGCGCCGTGCGGTTCAAATTCCAGGGCCTTTACCCGGCCGAAATCGTGGCCGCCGCCTTGCGCATGCTCGGCCAGGGCGTGAAGGTCTGTGCCGAGATCGCCGGCATGGCCTGCGACGCCGGGCTCACCCCGCCCGGAGAAGACGTGGTCTGCATCGCCGGCAGCGGCACCGGCGCCGACACCGCCTGCGTCGTCAGCCCGGCCCACTCGCAGCACTTCTTCGATCTCAAGATCCGCGAGATCATCTGCAAACCCCGGGATTTCTAACCCCGGGCCATACCCGCATGCAACCCCCACTGCGGTGTAGGTTTCCGACCCGGAACATATCATTTGCAGCCCTTGAAATAACTTAAACAGCAATGCCGGTTACCAGCACTGCTGTTCTTGCACACATTTTCGGCACCTCG
The sequence above is drawn from the Bacillota bacterium genome and encodes:
- a CDS encoding rod shape-determining protein; the encoded protein is MLNFVPDIGVDLGTASVLVFVRGRGIVLREPSVVAINRDSGQVIAVGTEARRMLGRTPGNIVAVRPMRDGVIADFDVTEKMLRYFISKAGARRFLFRPRVMVCIPAQVTGVEERAVRQAVVQAGARQAHVIEEPMAAALGAGMDVSQASGSMVVDIGGGTTDVAVLALGGIVCSLSLKLGGDKFDDAIVRYVRREFNLLIGERTAEELKIEVGSAYPRRAELKSMTIRGRDVMSGLPKAVEVSTTQVWEAIVEPLQLVVAAVKEVLERTPPELSADLVDKGIILTGGGSLLNDMDRLLSEETKLPVVLADDPVSCVAMGTGRALSMLNYLPRPKKDKLFRRVV
- a CDS encoding pyruvate kinase alpha/beta domain-containing protein, which encodes MHFPTKGPANTDAAVRAAVARARELGIARIIVASNSGQTAEKLLAAKLPDFGLEIVCVTHQVGFARPGEDEMAPETRAKLAASGVKLLTTTHLLAGIDRAVRFKFQGLYPAEIVAAALRMLGQGVKVCAEIAGMACDAGLTPPGEDVVCIAGSGTGADTACVVSPAHSQHFFDLKIREIICKPRDF